One Tolypothrix bouteillei VB521301 DNA window includes the following coding sequences:
- a CDS encoding carboxymuconolactone decarboxylase family protein — MTKLIEYEQASDEVRSVYDDIRATRKTDYINNFWKAIANHPPTLHRTWQAVKEVMTAPGELDPLTRELIYIAVSVTTGCEYCIASHTAAGRAKGMSDEMFGELMAIVATANMTNRLANGYRIPVDDQFQT; from the coding sequence ATGACTAAACTTATTGAATACGAACAAGCGAGTGATGAAGTTCGCTCAGTGTACGATGACATTCGTGCTACCCGCAAGACCGATTACATCAACAACTTTTGGAAAGCTATAGCCAACCATCCCCCTACTTTACACCGGACTTGGCAAGCCGTGAAAGAAGTGATGACGGCTCCTGGTGAACTCGATCCACTAACGCGTGAGTTAATTTATATAGCGGTGAGTGTTACAACTGGTTGTGAATACTGCATTGCCTCACATACAGCCGCAGGACGTGCAAAGGGTATGAGTGATGAGATGTTTGGCGAACTTATGGCGATCGTCGCTACAGCCAATATGACAAATCGCCTTGCTAATGGTTACAGAATTCCAGTTGATGACCAGTTTCAGACTTAA
- a CDS encoding DNA-3-methyladenine glycosylase family protein has protein sequence MVTHLESLTEENLRLGLMELASRDRDFARILDIFGHPPLWSREAGFPTLLRIILEQQVSLAAARAVFNRLCGIIVPLTPDNFLTFNDVQLKEIGFSRQKIVYGRALANAITCGQLDLDRLETLDETTIRTELKRIKGIGDWTVDIYLLMALQRPDVFPKGDLALAIALQKIKGWTYRPTPEELEAIAETWRPWRAVAARILWHYYLESPKKAAT, from the coding sequence ATGGTGACTCACTTAGAATCTTTAACAGAAGAAAACCTGAGACTGGGTTTGATGGAACTCGCCAGTCGCGATCGCGATTTTGCTAGGATTCTAGACATTTTTGGACATCCACCGCTTTGGAGTAGAGAAGCAGGTTTTCCAACACTGCTCCGTATTATTTTAGAGCAGCAAGTATCCCTAGCGGCTGCAAGGGCTGTGTTCAACCGTTTGTGTGGGATAATTGTGCCCCTGACACCCGACAATTTTCTGACATTTAACGATGTGCAATTGAAAGAAATCGGCTTTAGTCGGCAAAAAATAGTTTACGGTCGTGCGTTAGCAAACGCAATTACCTGCGGTCAGCTTGATTTAGATAGGCTAGAAACGTTAGACGAAACTACTATCAGAACCGAACTCAAGCGCATTAAAGGGATTGGAGACTGGACTGTTGATATTTACTTACTGATGGCGTTACAACGTCCTGATGTCTTTCCCAAAGGAGATTTAGCACTCGCCATAGCCTTACAAAAAATCAAAGGTTGGACGTACCGTCCAACTCCAGAGGAACTCGAAGCGATCGCAGAAACTTGGCGACCGTGGCGTGCTGTCGCCGCAAGGATTCTATGGCACTACTATTTAGAAAGTCCCAAAAAAGCTGCTACTTAG